A window of Misgurnus anguillicaudatus chromosome 3, ASM2758022v2, whole genome shotgun sequence genomic DNA:
CTGAGACACACACCCATTGCTGGCCGTAACTATCTTCAAGGTCGCTGATGGATCTGTCTTCCCAGCCGACTCGAAGTCCTGGCAGATCACTGGGCCAGAATCCACTCTCAGCCATAACTACAATGTAGGTGAAGAACCCTGCAGCGGCTTGGATCATGCCTTAAAAGAAGTATGGTGGCAATAAAATGAACCTTTTGATTGTATACACTCATTAAATGCCATGCTAACAATTGATAAGACAATGGTGACGCTAATGTGCACTATTATAAAGAGATTTTTGGTAATATTAGTCTGCTCTTACCAATTTGACCATAGGCCATACTGATTAACCTCTGGTTCACCAGCCTGTCTGTCTGAGCATTTCTGGGTTGTCTCTTCATGATGTCATTTTCAGCATTTTCATAGGCCAATGAGATTGCAGGAATCTGTGGTAGAGTAACAAcaaatcataattttttaatcataaaagatcaaatattaaatgcatttcaaagttttatacataaatgttGCAAAAATGTTATCGTTTCCTTACCATGTCAGTGCCCAGGTCAATACAAAGAATGGTGACTGTGCCCAATGGAAGAGGAATACCAACAAGGACAAACATCAGGAAGGGTGACATCTCTGGGATCTTACTTGTCAGCGTGTAGGCAATTGACTTCTTCAAGTTGTCAAAGATCAGACGGCCTATAATCAAAGTTGCATGTTTGAGGAAGTTTCATTATTATTGATTGAGTTAAGACTTCAGGAACATTTTGTACCTTCTTCTACTCCAGTGACGATTGAGGCAAAGTTGTCGTCCAGCAGAATCATGTCAGCGGCCTGCTTGGATACATCAGATCCAGCAATACCCATAGCCACACCAATATCAGCCTTCTTCAGAGCAGGAGAGTCATTCACACCATCACCTGTTACAGCTACGATGGCACCCTGATAAAGACACAAAAACACTTAACATGTTATACTGACCTGGGTAAAGTCCTCTAGAATGCAATAATAACCATCTGATGGTACCTGTCGCTGACAACCTTCCACTATGATCAGTTTTTGTTGTGGAGAAGTTCTGGCAAACACGATTTCAGTGTGGTATTGGAGGATCTCATCCAGCACATGTTCAGACATGTGTTTTAATTCTCCACCATGAACCACACAAGCCTTAGCATCTCTGAAGAGGTATACTTTGTATTAGCAAACATCTAAAGTAAATTCGGTGCTTTTATTGTGTCTATAGATTTTGAAAATTAGAAAACATAGCgatgttgtttaaaatggttgAGATTTACCTTGGATTAACCTCCGCAATAGGGACGTTTAGCCGAGCTGCAATATCTTCCACAGTCTCATTGCCTTCAGAGATGATGCCAACACCCTTTGCAATAGCTTTAGCTGTAATCGGATGATCACCAGTAACCATGATAACCTGCAATAGAAGATTCATAATTTGATTCACTTCATACAGATTCATACAGATTCAAGTTGTGAATCCTGAATCAAGCCCAACACCTTGATTCCAGCACTTCTGCATTTGGCAACAGCATCTGGTACAGCGGCACGAGGAGGGTCAATCATGGACATGaggccaacaaaacacagattcTCAGTTGGGAAGTTCACATCATCAGAATCAAATGCAAACCCTTCAGGAAACTGGTCATCAGGGAGGCTAAAGTGGCAGAAACCTGTTAGAGAAAGAACCCAGAATTACTCATGTGTGTTACAACAAACTACAAGCAGGTTCTTCTGTTTTCAATGGATTGTTATAAGATAAAGTTCATTAGATGGATTTACCCAACACTCTTTCTCCAAGTCCTCCAAGTTCAACATAAGCATTTTGGAACGAATCTTTCATTTCATCATCCAGAGGTTGTTGTTTTCCTTCAATCAGAATAGTGGAGCATCGATCCAAGATTCTCTCAGGAGCtcctttcatcaccagcaggtgCTTAGGCTCTGAAGGATTGGGATTCTTGTGGATTGAGAGCTGAAGCAAAGCAGATTAGAATTTGTAAGCAAGACCAGTCAAATCTGTACAATGTGATCTCCAGAGATTACCTCAGCATATACAAAATACCTGATATTTGTTGGTGGAGTTGAAAGGGATCTCAGCAAGCTTTGTGTACTTGTCTCTCATTTCAGTGACTGAACCACAGCAAAGCTCAATACACTTCAGCAGAGCAGACTCTGATGCATCACCAGCTGTTTCTCGCTGAAAAAGAGATattacatttttgctcacattaTCAATACTAAGAGTGTCTTTAAAGGGTATATTATAGATTTCATACCCTAAGAATTGGCAGATGGCTCTGTTCGGCACGGAAGACAGCGCGGTTGCACAGTCCAGCGACACGTGCGAGAGCTGCCCATGTAGGAGAGGTTCTGTCAAACGAGGCTCCACTTTGGTTCTCTGTTGTGTCTGCTTCGTGAATCTGGTTGTCAAACCACATGTGAGCCACAGTCATTCTGTTCTGGGTTAAAGTTCCAGTCTTGTCAGAGCAGATGGTGGAGGTTGAGCCAAGAGTCTCCACAGCTTCAAGATTCTTCACCAGACAATTCTTCTTTGCCATACGTTTGGCGGTCAGAGTCAGACAAACCTACATGAGTAGACTCAAGCATTAAAGCAGAACAATTCTGTTGTACTGTTGATGTGAcacaatattaaacaacatTGTCTGAGAGTAATAGATTCTTACAGTTACAGTGGCAGGGAGACCCTCGGGTACATTAGCAACAATGATGCCAATAAGAAAAACGACTGCTTCCAACCACCCATATCCAAGCGTCAGGGACAGAATTAGGAAGGACACACCCAGGAACACAGCTACACCAGAGATAATGTGAATGAAGTGTTCAATCTCTCTAGCAATTGGTGTCTGTCCACCATCCAGGCTGGTGGCAAGCATGGCAATGCGACCCATAACGGTGTGGTCACCAGTGTTGATGACGACACCTCTGGCAGTACCtagtattaaatattaatcaacATTCACGTCATTTATTTCACTCGTTTAGTCCACAGTTGCTATGAACTGTTTTCTGACATACTtcagacatttttttaatacCTTCAACACAGTTGGTGGAGAAGAACGCAATGTTTTTCGTCTCCAGTGGGTTGTCATGGGAGAAGTCAGGGTTTCGAGTCTGGGGCTCAGATTCACCAGTGAGGGAGGAGTTGTCCACCTGGAAATAAAAAAGGGTTTTATTAAAAGGTATTTTTTGGAAGATTCagtgtttgtcatttaaaaaaagttttgatataccTTGCATCCTTGCGAGGAAATAATACGAACATCAGCTGGGATTCTGTCTCCACCTTTGACCTCCACCACATCTCCTACAACCACCTCCGAAGCGTTGATGACCTTTTTCTCTCCATCACGAATAACCAGCGCTTGCTACATGACCAGAATAAAATGATGTATCATCACTCAATTAGTGTACTGCACTTTAACACAGAGTACTTGCTGTGGTGTACCTGAGGGACAAGGTTCTTGAAAGATTCCATGATCCTGGAGCTCTTGGCCTCTTGATAGTACGAGAACCATCCATTGACTATGACAACAAAAGCAAGCACGACTCCAAGGTACAGCTACAAAGAAAGAATTATAAATtatgtacttttatttttttaaagaattactTACAAGTCAAAAAAATCTCTCTCATACATTGTCATGTGCTGGTTCTTCCTCTGAGGCAGCCTGGATTCCGTAAGCCATGAAGCAAAGAAAAGCACCAAACCACAGCAGTGTCTGAAATCCACCAAAGAGCTGCCTGCAGAATTTCACCCAATTTGGAGTAGTAGGAGGTGGGGTCAAAGAATTGGGCCCATCACGAGCTAAGACCTCTTTTGCACGGGATGAAGTCAACCCCTGTGAAAAGGCATCAAAATGTTGTCAGTTTCAGAAGCCAGTTCCAGTTTAAATGTATAATGCATTATTGGAAATGTCACTAAAGCTCTACTCACCTTGTTCAGGTCAGTGTTGTGTTTGCGTTGTAGCTCTTCAAGTGTCAACTTATGATCATCCTACAGAAGAACAAAAACAGTCCTCAATCACATTTTGGACATCAATCATCATTataatatgtaaggaataattgatgacgggctgttgaattattcgaacataatgcacacccaagatgGTGAtgtggtgtgcattattttcagttATACTACAAGTCtgctgaatgcttgaatctgattggctgttgaACATTCTGAgctgtgcaattattttctgggaaacacggcgaacgtagttccaggcagctctcttgaccGCATTACAGTTTCACATCACTTCtcatagttaactgtaataacggactaacaaaaacaacatgacagacaaTTTTCAGAGGCAATAACAGCGCTGTTTAGAGACGCACAGAGGTAGCCTCGCTCACACAATCTCTCGCTTActcatcctctctctctctctctctctctctctctctctctctctctctctctctctctttctctctctgtgtctctgtcgctttcgctctctttctaataacttcattaataactgcatcAAAATGCTATTAATGGCTCAAGcctccattgccagctttaaaattAATTGGCATCCCATGCCGGGGACCAGCATCTAAACCACTTAAGATCATGAAGATAACCATAATGGATTTACGCCGAGACCCATTTTCTTGATTTCAACCCAAAAGCTAGATCTTAAGATTTTAGAAAcgtagttccaggcagctctcttgaccGCATTACAGTTTCATATCACTTCacatagttaactgtaataacggactaacaaaaacaacatgacagatgaTTTTCTGAGGCAATAATAGCGCTGTTTAGAGATGCACAGAGGTAGCCTCGTTCACACAATCTCTCGCttactcactctctctctctctctctctctctctctctctctgtttctttctctctctgtgtttcTGTCGGTTTTGCACTCtttctaataacttcattaataactgcatcaaaatgctataaaattACGTTTTGGAACAAGCAAAAGAGCCGTTTGATGAGACGCggaagaaatagtcctactcacaatagcgatttaagtataaaaaaaacggatgaatccctttaaatatatcatgtgatcatgtcttgaggtgtggtaaccgtagtataagcggaataattgactttggccgttgaattattgaaaaataatcccACTTTGCATCATGGCCGCATCACCACctcgggtatgcattatttttctaaaaattcaacggcccatcgtcaattatcccttacataattCAAAGGACAATTATTAAAGTCAATTATTACACTTATACCACTGTTACCACAAACATCACTCtgatggttattttaagacatttgacaggtcatgtgtgcattttacagaaaaataaacaacaccCGTGGatcatttctcaaccaatcagaaaaaaattcaaCACCCCATGGTATAAATttctaaaataatatttttgtgtgtagAACTCAAGCAACACTTTTaaaacagatgtgttaaaaacaacacattctgTGTTAGTTTAGGGACAACACATTAAACTTGTTGTCCCTAactaacacatctctgtgtaattattggaacaacacattttatgttatttttaacacaacttgtgttgttcctttcatttattttaacacgaaataaaacataaatgtgttaaatggcatgacacCAACTATGTGTaataaattaacacatcatgtAAATATATGCAAATAAAGATTTCATACCAGATCGACTTCTTTCTTGAGTTCATCCACATCCTTCTTGTTTCTTTTCGCCTTCTTGGGTTTTTTGGTTTCATTCTCTGACGTTGATGCCAGCTCGTATTTATCACTCCCCGTCTATCAAACATACAAAACAATGTATAACTTACGTAACTGATACTATACTTGATCCCAATAAAGACTAAATCAAATGAGATATCAAAAGATAAAATCTCTATTGAGGAATCCTGCATACACCAGCATGAATATTCAGGTTGGTTTATGCAGGTTTTTTCTCATAATCTGTTGAAGCTCAGATGGTGATGCTGGTCACTCAGCATAGTTGGTCAAGGTAAAATTAAAGTCCATGCCGGGGACCAGCATCTAAACCACTTGAGATCATGAAGATAACCATAATGCACTCACGCCGAGACCCATTTTCTTGATTTCAACTACAAATCTGGATCTTAAGATTTTGGAAACCCTCCTTCCTGTTAGGTTCCTTGGAGACCCAGGTCCCTGACTGTCAATCTCAGGTTCACAAAATTTATATTCTTTCATTTCACCTGTGTTTTGGGGAGGAGTTCTGCCATATTTTGGGAGGAGTTGTCCAGCTGTCATCTTTAACCTTTGATTGTAACCTTCATCCATACAGGTTATTTTTGACAGCGAGAAGAAGCACTCTTAATAGTGTGAAAATGGTTTTGATGTATCTTAGTAAGATATAAAtgactatctatctatctatctatctatctatctatctatctatctatctatctatctatctatctatctatctatctatctatctatctatctatctatctatctatctatctatctatctatctatctatctatctatctatctatctatctatctatcaaatattaattgtttttgttttgctttttaaatctCTAGAGGCTCCTTTTATACCATGTAAACATATGCAATattcaaaacttttaaacataaaactaGAAATATCCCACACACTCGTGGAGGTGAGGAATGATTTTTAAAGCATCATCTGTACCTGTGCAGTATAGGACCGGAAACTGCCAGATCATTTCCACTAAAACACCGATGTATGTGAGGCTTTTTTCTATGAAATGCAAgatttaaaatgatgataaatttCACCATTGTGGCCTTTTGGGCATTTGGAGGTGGAATGAACTGGAACTGAACAAACAGTCGACTTTGATAGATATCAGGCCGATATTTTATGGCTTCTTTGAAGCTGAATGCTTTATTTACATACTTCATTCTCCGCTGTAGGATAAAATTCTTCTCGGTCTTACAGACAATCAAATAACTCCACAGATGATCACTACTGTATGTtgattattaaattattaaatcttATATGAATCATGTAAAAAACACAGATCAATATTATTTTGATTTACAActatatatgatatatatatatatatatatatatatatatatatatatatatatatatatatatatatatatatatatatatatatatatatatatatatatatatatatatatatgctggTTTATATGGGATGCTGGTGATCACATCAGGTTCTTAACTAGCTTAACCAGCAAAGCTTTAATGATCAACCAGTTTCACAAGAAAGAACATGCTGATTGATAAGGGTTACCATCAATGGTTATACTGGTCCACCATCTAGACCAGTATCAAACCACTATTAACCTGTATGGAGATTTGTTGTCTACTCAGAAGTCTTGATAATCTTGCTCTCTTCAGTTGAATGCCACTTCTCCAGAAAGTGATTGATGTCTGTATACCATATGTGCTTTGCCAAAAAAATGGATGGAATAAAGTGATGGTGTATGGGGGCAGATTCAATCCTTAAGTCTTCTGAATGTCAGTGTGGGATGGACATTGTTATGTGTGTTATGTGTTATGTCAACTGTTTGCATTCTGTTTCCAGTCAACAAAGTCTCACAGATCTCATGTCCTTCACACTGTCTTAAAGgttttgtgcttatttaaataataataatacacatCACGCAAACACGACTCAATTGAATTTATAGAATCAAAAGTTTGAACATTCAGGGTGAGAAGTCCTGCATAAACCAGCATGAACGTCTGTACTGGTCCAGGCTGATTTATGCTGGTTAGTCTGAGCTGGTGATGCTGGTCTACCCGCATGTCTGTCTGGTGAAGCGGGTcaatcaaaataaaccacaacatgcatttaaatgtttagtttctTATTAGGTGCTAAGCTTTTTTTGGACTAAGCAAAAAGTTTTGACTGggttgaatacatttttattcagTTTCATGAGTCCTTTAAACTTTCATCTCTTTCTTCAAGTTGTGTTTGCAGGTTTGCTTTGCCCCACAATTgtcgcttgcagctatatttgattatttgtgtttgtttgtttcaaaTAAAAGTCTGTGACTTATTAACCTGTGATATCATGATATGTGGTTTAGCTCGTCTGTCTAACCTGTTTAAAGACATTAGTCTCTATGAGTCAGTGTTATATTGAAGTAGGCGGTTCATGAAAAAGCAGAACAAACACTGTTATAGTACTCAGAATTGTATTTTTGGCATTGTCAGGAATACATGCATCTTTATTCTCAGAGTATGTCACAGAGATACATTTCTGATGATTAAATTCAACTAAGAAATGTTACTAATGTAGCGTGGGCAGACAAATCAATAGAGATATCTGTTTGTACGGTTCAGGTTACAATGCTGAAGCACTGCGTTACAAGTATAAAAGTTTGTGGGTTCGATCTCAGGCATGAAGATAAAAtctataccttgtaatgcaatgctgtaagttgctttggataaaagcgtctgccaaatggattaatgtaaatataatttatttttgtcatGCACAGGCAACTTAAGATCTGCAtttgaaaaatgtataaaaatggtCTTTATCAACTCTACACATACTGCATACTGAATTTGCATTGTTATTAAATGAAATTCAAACATCTATTCAGTGTCTTTATAGGATATGTGTACAtatatctatttttaaatgtattgttttataaGTATTTGTGTCAGGATCCTGTCAGAATCATGTCTTAAATTATTTCTAGTCTTTGTGACAGGGTCctggcagtaccatgttttatgtgggagatgcgtggttttagtattggtttattctgaccacgcatttcccgggtctcgtcactttttccccagtcccttacttgtaatgatttccaggtgtatgtcatttattttgtcccttTTTAAAGTCCTTGTGCTTGATGTTCTTTGCTTGTGCATTTGTCTTTCGTGTGCTAAACGTATCCTGTCTAGTTTATTGTTATTTAGTAGTTTGTTTGTCTCATTCTAGTTTAGTCAGTGTTTTTGTTATCTTGTATTTATGATGTTTtgcccctcgtgggttttgtttttctgtttttgtctctTTATTAAAGTTATCAGTGTTTTTTGTTACATccgtctgcgcttgggttcttGTCTTGCCAACCTTGACAATCTgcttaataaataatttaaaatatattggaGCCGATTGTGTGACGTGGTGCAGATGCACTTCCGGCAACCTGAGTTTGAAACCCGGCTCAAGGCTCTTTACCGATCCCCTTCCACGCGATACTTTCCTGTTGTCTCTTTAAAATATACTGTCTATCAAACAAATGTCCCAAATTTAAAGTATAACCAGATGTAAAAGTATAGTGAAGACTTTACATTATTCAATTTGTGTatatgtttaaaacataaaatgaagCACATTTCCAAATAATATTGCAGAATCTCAGTTGTGAAACGGTATCACAATGATGACATCAAACTGAACGTCTGCCTGTTGTGGTCATGACAATGACAAGCCAAAGAAGGACAAATGCAGTATTTAGAGAATAAACTGCTTTAAAGCAAAaggtgtgtgttgtgttgtgtttctTTGTCTTATATCCTGTTTACACATGCCAGAAGTTTCCATCTTctgagaaaagagagagagagagagagagagagagagagagagagcacaggACTGCGGCTGCTTTACGCGACTAAAACTCCAGAGAGAAATTCTGAGAAAAGTCTCTCCCTTCATTCATAACCCATGACTAAAACCTCTCGGACCAAACCCACTGCATCTGTCATAACTACTGGTGTAGGTCAGCACAGATATC
This region includes:
- the LOC129445097 gene encoding sodium/potassium-transporting ATPase subunit alpha-1, with product MDEGYNQRLKMTAGQLLPKYGRTPPQNTGEMKEYKFCEPEIDSQGPGSPRNLTGRRVSKILRSRFVVEIKKMGLGTGSDKYELASTSENETKKPKKAKRNKKDVDELKKEVDLDDHKLTLEELQRKHNTDLNKGLTSSRAKEVLARDGPNSLTPPPTTPNWVKFCRQLFGGFQTLLWFGAFLCFMAYGIQAASEEEPAHDNLYLGVVLAFVVIVNGWFSYYQEAKSSRIMESFKNLVPQQALVIRDGEKKVINASEVVVGDVVEVKGGDRIPADVRIISSQGCKVDNSSLTGESEPQTRNPDFSHDNPLETKNIAFFSTNCVEGTARGVVINTGDHTVMGRIAMLATSLDGGQTPIAREIEHFIHIISGVAVFLGVSFLILSLTLGYGWLEAVVFLIGIIVANVPEGLPATVTVCLTLTAKRMAKKNCLVKNLEAVETLGSTSTICSDKTGTLTQNRMTVAHMWFDNQIHEADTTENQSGASFDRTSPTWAALARVAGLCNRAVFRAEQSHLPILRRETAGDASESALLKCIELCCGSVTEMRDKYTKLAEIPFNSTNKYQLSIHKNPNPSEPKHLLVMKGAPERILDRCSTILIEGKQQPLDDEMKDSFQNAYVELGGLGERVLGFCHFSLPDDQFPEGFAFDSDDVNFPTENLCFVGLMSMIDPPRAAVPDAVAKCRSAGIKVIMVTGDHPITAKAIAKGVGIISEGNETVEDIAARLNVPIAEVNPRDAKACVVHGGELKHMSEHVLDEILQYHTEIVFARTSPQQKLIIVEGCQRQGAIVAVTGDGVNDSPALKKADIGVAMGIAGSDVSKQAADMILLDDNFASIVTGVEEGRLIFDNLKKSIAYTLTSKIPEMSPFLMFVLVGIPLPLGTVTILCIDLGTDMIPAISLAYENAENDIMKRQPRNAQTDRLVNQRLISMAYGQIGMIQAAAGFFTYIVVMAESGFWPSDLPGLRVGWEDRSISDLEDSYGQQWTFESRKIIEFTCHTAFFVSIVVVQWGDLIIVKTRRNSIIQQGMKNKVLIFAFFEEGAMATFLSYCPGMDVAVRMYPIRPLWWFCAFPYSLLIFIYDEVRKYLLRRNPGGWVEQETYY